The proteins below are encoded in one region of Stigmatopora argus isolate UIUO_Sarg chromosome 2, RoL_Sarg_1.0, whole genome shotgun sequence:
- the LOC144092353 gene encoding uncharacterized protein LOC144092353 isoform X3, whose translation MQLFLCAQNTCTPEVTGEQTGPEQGFPCMTRTPTPLRLQERRLGQFKACIQTLVCLQGIFLASCPPEDVASLHFGEWWQLEKRLATINSTSM comes from the exons atgcagctcttcctgtGTGCCCAGAACACTTGCACCCCTGAGGTTACAGGAGAGCAAACTGGGCCAGAACAAG GCTTTCCCTGCATGACCAGAACACCcacacccttgaggttacaggagaggagactgggccagttcaag GCCTGCATCCAGACTCTGGTGTGTCTCCAAGGgatcttcctcgcaagttgtCCACCTGAAGATGTGGCATctctgcactttggagaatgGTGGCAg ctggagaaaagactggctacaATAAACAGCACTTCAATGTGA
- the LOC144092353 gene encoding uncharacterized protein LOC144092353 isoform X2 encodes MNNRSEPIAFVSRGASVSSFHLFSTKMQLFLCAQNTCTPEVTGEQTGPEQGFPCMTRTPTPLRLQERRLGQFKTLVCLQGIFLASCPPEDVASLHFGEWWQLEKRLATINSTSM; translated from the exons atgaacaatcgctcggaaccaattgcgttcgtaagtaggggagcgtctgtatcaaGTTTTCatctgtttagcaccaagatgcagctcttcctgtGTGCCCAGAACACTTGCACCCCTGAGGTTACAGGAGAGCAAACTGGGCCAGAACAAG GCTTTCCCTGCATGACCAGAACACCcacacccttgaggttacaggagaggagactgggccagttcaag ACTCTGGTGTGTCTCCAAGGgatcttcctcgcaagttgtCCACCTGAAGATGTGGCATctctgcactttggagaatgGTGGCAg ctggagaaaagactggctacaATAAACAGCACTTCAATGTGA
- the LOC144092353 gene encoding uncharacterized protein LOC144092353 isoform X1, with protein MNNRSEPIAFVSRGASVSSFHLFSTKMQLFLCAQNTCTPEVTGEQTGPEQGFPCMTRTPTPLRLQERRLGQFKACIQTLVCLQGIFLASCPPEDVASLHFGEWWQLEKRLATINSTSM; from the exons atgaacaatcgctcggaaccaattgcgttcgtaagtaggggagcgtctgtatcaaGTTTTCatctgtttagcaccaagatgcagctcttcctgtGTGCCCAGAACACTTGCACCCCTGAGGTTACAGGAGAGCAAACTGGGCCAGAACAAG GCTTTCCCTGCATGACCAGAACACCcacacccttgaggttacaggagaggagactgggccagttcaag GCCTGCATCCAGACTCTGGTGTGTCTCCAAGGgatcttcctcgcaagttgtCCACCTGAAGATGTGGCATctctgcactttggagaatgGTGGCAg ctggagaaaagactggctacaATAAACAGCACTTCAATGTGA